Proteins found in one Oncorhynchus gorbuscha isolate QuinsamMale2020 ecotype Even-year linkage group LG15, OgorEven_v1.0, whole genome shotgun sequence genomic segment:
- the LOC123996472 gene encoding alanine aminotransferase 2-like: MYSLREVNPMLRGIRVSPQWALQRHSEQITALLQQGEQKPFKEVIDISSGDSHRTGIKPISFVRQVLSVCLYPELLHNDTLPVDVRQRAQRLLGECDGGSVGSYTDSCGLPHVQRSVAEFITGRDGGVPSYPHNIFISAGSQIALKVMLKLLVRGKGVSQMGVLTPQPCPHTLPMLLEEVGAVLVPYQLSEEQGWALEPGELHRALTASRGHCRPRALYICSLHLMQGSSLLGALNDIITISPYCPFPSLTGHVQSRKSIEWVIQFAAEERLFLLVNEVYQDCVYGEGMEFMSYKRVLFEMGQQYSEMVELASFHSISNGIIGECGLRAGYMELVNVDPAVMVFAETLLCTDISAPVTGQIALEIMVNPPRPGDPSHSKYTQEILTNRITLAQNAQRAWEFLIGLPGVSCQPVTGGIFIYPRLSLPPEAVEQARSDGLEADVLYSQSLLDEEGVCVGAGCEHGQREDKYHIRLCVLTPSATLEKVLACLGSFHLHFLDQFSQYA; encoded by the exons GGAGAGCAGAAACCATTCAAGGAAGTTATTGACATTAGCTCAGGTGATTCACACAGGACCGGGATAAAACCAATCTCCTTTGTGCGACAG gtcctgtcggtctgtctgtacCCTGAGCTCCTGCATAATGACACACTTCCTGTGGACGTCAGGCAGAGAGCCCAGAGGCTGCTGGGAGAGTGTGATGGGGGCAGTGTGG GTTCATACACAGACTCCTGTGGGCTGCCTCATGTTCAGCGCAGCGTTGCAGAGTTCATCACTGGTCGTGATGGAGGAGTGCCTTCCTATCCCCACAACATCTTCATCTCTGCTGGCTCACAGATAGCTCTGAAA GTGATGCTAAAGCTGTTGGTGAGAGGGaagggtgtgtcccaaatgggtGTGTTGACCCCCCAGCCCTGCCCCCACACCCTGCCCATGCTGCTGGAGGAGGTAGGGGCTGTCCTGGTGCCTTACCAGCTGAGTGAAGAGCAGGGCTGGGCCTTGGAGCCAGGGGAGCTGCACCGAGCCCTCACCGCCTCTAGAGGGCACTGCAGGCCCAGAGCGCTCTACATCTGTAGTCTACATCT CATGCAGggctctagccttttgggggccttaA ATGATATTATCACTATCTCACCATACTGTCCTTTTCCCTCCCTAACAGGTCATGTACAGAGCAGGAAATCTATAGAATGGGTGATTCAGTTTGCTGCAGAAGAGAGGCTCTTCCTATTGGTCAATGAG gtgtaTCAGGACTGTGTGTATGGGGAGGGCATGGAGTTTATGTCCTATAAGAGGGTCCTGTTTGAAATGGGTCAGCAGTACTCTGAGATGGTAGAACTGGCCTCCTTTCACTCCATATCCAATGGCATCATAGGAGA GTGTGGGCTGCGTGCTGGGTACATGGAGCTGGTGAATGTGGACCCAGCAGTGATGGTGTTTGCTGAGACCCTCCTGTGTACTGACATCAGTGCCCCCGTCACAGGACAGATCGCCCTAGAAATAATGGTTAACCCTCCAAGACCTGGAGACCCCTCCCATAGCAAGTATACACAG GAGATTCTGACCAATCGGATCACCCTGGCCCAGAATGCTCAGCGGGCTTGGGAGTTTCTGATTGGTCTTCCGGGGGTGAGCTGTCAGCCAGTGACGGGAGGTATTTTTATCTACCCCCGTCTGAGCCTTCCCCCTGAGGCAGTGGAACAGGCAAGG tctgaCGGACTGGAGGCAGACGTGCTATACAGTCAGAGCCTACTCGatgaggagggtgtgtgtgtgggagcaggGTGTGAGCATgggcagagagaggacaaatacCACATCAG ACTGTGCGTGCTGACCCCCTCTGCCACTCTAGAGAAGGTCCTGGCATGCCTCGGCTCGTTCCACCTGCACTTCCTGGACCAGTTCTCCCAGTATGCTTAG